In the genome of Thiorhodovibrio winogradskyi, the window CAACTGTGAACAAAATCGCGGGCAGATTATCAAGCGCGGAACGAAGCTGATCACGCTCGCGGCGCAGCCCTGTATCAAACTGTCTATCTACAAAGCCATCATCCCCCAGCTCCGATGACTCTAGGGCAGGCGTGTCGCGAGTGTTGGATTGATGGCCAGTTCGCAACTCCACCTGACTGCCTGATTCCGTGATGATGGAGCTCCATTTCAATAGGGCACCAGATGGCTTGTCGGCTCCATCTTCCCAGAGCGGTCTCGCCGTCAGGTCAATGGCGACGCAAACACCAGCCGCTCTGGTCCTGAAGTAAAGGCGCTGCGCGGCAAGCGTCTCGCCATTGAGTGCACGATTAAGAGGTGACTTGGCCGCCTGCAGAGGTGTCCCATCACGCACATCCGAAAAGGTATCGAGGAAGTCGGGTTTGTGGCCATTCAGTGGCACATCAAGGCGTTGTAAGCCTTGGCGAGCCGCTTGATTGGCACAGATGAGATTCCCCTGGGAGTCGAATAGCAACGCGGGATCGGTCAGCGCATCCGCCAAGGCATGAAGACTCGGCCCATGCGGAGCTTGGCCGTTTGCGGCGGCAGGTTGCGAACCTTGCAGGTCGTGCATCAATTCCGGTCTTTGTCTGTTTCGCTTGTTCGGGCCCAGGCGCAATGCTCGCTGAGTTCCACCGCATGGTCAAATCTCGCCAAGTGTCCGCAGGGGACGATAGCGATCTTCCGCGTCATTGACAATGTTGGATCGCAAGTCGGGCCAAATATTTCGGTCTCAAGCATCACCACCGGCGTTCCATCAAGCCATGGTGGTTTGTGGTTGCTTGGGCGCAAGAGACTAGGTTTCTGTCATTCGCTAACGCATCGGACTATCGAGCTGCGGTTGCGGGCAGATTCAGGCGATCCGAGGGAACTTCGCAGGCAAAAATAGCATCGAAAAACCCCGACGCAGCTATTGTCAATCGCGTTGTGCCGATGCTAGACTTAAATCCTGATAAATTTACTAGGGTATTGCCATCATGAGCCAAAACGTCACTCCCCGTAACTCTCTGTCGACAGGAACCATAGACTCATACATCAGTAGCGCCTACCAGATTCCTGTCCTCACCCTCGAAGAAGAACGCAGTCTAGCTGAGCGCCTGCGGGACCATGGCGACATGGACGCTGCGCGCCGCCTGGTGCTTTCCCACCTGCGTTTTGTTATCCGCATTGCCAGAGGCTACATGGGCTACGGCTTGCCGCTGCCTGACTTGATTCAGGAAGGCACCGTCGGGTTGATGAAAGCCGTAAGGCGCTTTGAGCCTGACATTGGTGTACGACTGGTCTCATTCGCCGTCCACTGGATTCGCGCTGAAATTCACGAGTACATCTTGCGCAACTGGCGCATTGTGAAGGTTGCCACCACCAAGGCCCAGCGAAAATTGTTCTTCAACCTACGCAGCTCAAAAAAGCGCCTGGGTTGGTTCACCAAACAGGAAGTGGATGACGTGGCTGCTGATCTTGGCGTCAAGCCAGAGACAGTGCTTGAGATGGAATCGCGCCTTTCCAGTCATGATGCAGCCTTTGACGGTTACGAGGATGACGATGACGATTCACCCTCGGCGCCTTCCACCTATCTGCCCGACATGCGCATGGAGCCAGCCAGCCTGCTAGAGCGCGAGGATTCAGATACCTACGAACGGGAGCGATTGCTTACAGCTGTTTCTGCGCTGGACGAACGTAGCAAGACCATTTTGCGAGAACGTTGGCTCTCGGAAAAAAAGCAAACATTGCACGATTTAGCCCTACAGTTCGGTGTATCGGCCGAGCGTATACGCCAGATCGAGAAAAACGCGATGAAAAAATTGCGAGTCCAGCTTGAACTCTAATGATTGCCGCGCTTCAAACCCTTGAACCTTATTCGAAGAGCCTTTTAGTCGAGTCGGTGGTCGCCGGGGGTGTCAAAATAAGGCACCGCCGGCAGGCGACCAATTCGCTCTCGACGATCTGCCTAAATTTGGGGGACAATTGGGCTTTAAGGGCCCTTATCGAGCGCGGAGCATTCTATGTCGCCTGCACGTCGTCCTTGGTGGGATCAAACGACTAAGTCCAATCCCCAAAACCATGGTCTTCATACCTCCAGCATCTCTGCGGTACTCTCCGCGATACAGCCCCAAAGGCACATGGTGCGCACAGCCATCGTCCTTGGCCTGGTGTGCGCCTTCCTCGTATCACCATTGATAGTGCTGGCGGAAATTCCCGCAACCCCTGTGATGACGCTCTATCAATTCAATGGTCCAATACGGGTACCCTACTATCAGATCGGTCCCTCCGGACCTGGCGCCGTTGCCGGTTACCTGTCCCAGGGAACCTCGGTCGTTCCTTGTTTAGTGGTCCGCAATGGTCAAGCCCTCACGGATGCCAAGGGAACTCCCTATGTTGGTTTTGAAATCATTGTTAATTCCGCCAAAGCTGGCCCTGAAGCCACGGAAAAGTTCAAGCAAGCCATATCACGTCAAAACTCACTTAAAGTAGCCAACCACCACTGTCCACCGGATGTCCGTCATGTTCTGAACATCCGCCACCTGTACGCCTTAACCAAAGCGCCTTATTTTGACCCGCCACGCACCACCTCGGCAAAACTGCAACTCGACAAGCAGGCACGGATGTCGGAGCTGGATTTATGGGTGCGGAAATTTCATAATTCCGACGAGTGTGCGGGAGTCGGAATTGGACTGCTCGGCCGACGCGAGCGCCTCGCACGCGCCTGGGATGACTTTATTTCACGCGAGAGCAAGGCGGGAGACGCGCAACAACTCGCGCGAGCCAAACATCTCGACTACAGCATGCGCACAGCCATATACGAAGGACATCTCGACCGTGGCTGTAGCGCCTATGGCGCCTGTGAGAGAAACGTCGTGGTCCTGTCTATTCGCAATCGCGCGCTTGGGCAGTGCCTCAAAGGGCGAGGTTGTCGCTTCCCCGGTGACTTCCAGGGCGCGGCCTCGGAGCCTTCGCAATACAACATCTGGGATGCTTATTTGACTCAGATTTCCGGGCTCACCGCTTGCTATTTACGCTCTGACCTGGCGACGCACGAAGACTACCGCCGAATCCAACTAATGCATCAGCAAAGCGTCGGCGATGCCGAGCGCATTCTTTTCGGTAGCGATCAAGATCTGTCGCAAGTCTTTCCTGATAACACCCTATCCGACCTAAAGGAAATGCGCCATTATTACCATCCGCCTGCGATGCAGAAATGTTTTCCGCAAAAGGACCGCATTGAATATATGAGCGGAGCAGTCGCCGAGAACAATGGTCAATTTGCGCTCATTGCGAATACCCGGATCGAAGTAGGACAAGCTGTCAGTAAGGGCTACCTATTCAAAGAATTCCGCTTTGATCACACGCCCGAGGGTGACAAGTTACGGGTTATCGACAACTATCCCGGTTTCATCGTCGATGCCCGAAAAGTCAGTCTGAAATCCGGTCACCGCTGCACGCCTTATGGGGTTTCACCCACCTGCCAATTTACCAAGATCAATCGCTATCGGACAATTCCGAGTTGGTTAAGTGCTGGCAAGCCTCTCGCGATAACCTGCCGTATTAAAGAACGCGGGGAAACTTGCAAAGAAGCAGCGGTTTCGAAAACGACTCGCGTAGGCGGAAACTGTGACACTGAGATGATGCCTGTGACGCACGTCCCCTAGAGGTAATTCTCCCACCACAGAATACAAAGATTTCTCTGCATCTAAGACTCTGGTTCGCCATTGATAAAGCGTTCTGACATTACGGGCCTAATTCTTGCCGGAGGCCGTGGTCAACGTATCCATGGTCGCGACAAGGGCTTAATGGACTACCAGGGCCAGCCTTTGGTGCACTGGGTTATTGAACGCCTTAAGCCTCAGGTTGGCACAGTGCTGATCAGTGCAAATCGATGTGTCCCAGAGTATCACCGATTTGGTTGGCCCCTGTTGTTCGATGACATCCCAGATCACGCAGGCCCTCTTGCCGGGCTATCCCGTGGCCTTGAATGCTCGAGAACTCCCTGGATCCTAATGGTACCCTGTGATGGTCCATATGTGCCCTTTAATTTAGCTATAAGACTGGCCAATACCATTGAGACAGAAAAGGTACCTGCAGCAGTCGCCTCCGATGGCCATCAAACTCACTTTACCTACGCGATGCTGTCGCGATCTCTGTTAGAAGATCTACAGGCCTATTTAGCATCAGGCGAGCGCCGGCTTGGAGCCTGGCTAAACCGTCATAGCACTGCAGTCGCTGATTTTTCTGACAACAGGCTTGCTTTTATCAATCTCAACACGACTGAGGATTTTAAACAGGCTAATAGCATCAATCAGAGCAAGCCAGGTGCGCCCATGTGTTTTCCAAGTAGTAAAGAATTGTTACTTTGAACAACCGCGGTTTTACCCAATATCCCAAGCTTGCGTCTGCTCCGCAACTATTTGCCAATACAGAAACTAGAAAAAATCTCTCCCAACAAATCGTCCGAACTAACATCACCGGTAATTCGACTTAAGGCCATTTGCGCTTCACGTAAATCCTCGGCAAGAATTTCAGCTGGCTCCCCGACAGAGAGGCTCTTCTTCGCGGCCACCAAATAGTTTCGTGTCTGTTCTAAACAAACAAGATGACGACGTCGAGCCATGAAGGCACCCTCGACCATCATCTCGTACCCCGAACATTTTTTAATGTGCTCTTTCAGTTGTCCGAGCCCAAGTCCAGTCTTTGCCGAGATCGAAAGCTCGTGCATTAGAGCTCCAGAATGTCTAACCTCTTGAACATTTGGCTGTTCAGCGAGCAAATCAATTTTATTTCGTACTAATGTGATTGCTGTGGTAGCGAGAATCCTTTGCAAATCAACTGCCTCTGGTCGACCAAGCATTCCGTCATAGACCCAAAGCACCAAATCAGCTATCTGAGTTTCTTCTAGGGCACGTCGTATTCCTTCTTGCTCAATAAAATCGCAGCTGTTTCTGATGCCTGCGGTATCGATCACATGAAGCGGCATCCCATCCAGTTGAATATCCGCACGAACTAAATCACGGGTCGTACCAGCTATAGGTGTTACGATCGCTGACTGCTGACCGGAGATTTGATTCAACAGGCTTGACTTCCCAGAGTTTGGTGGACCCACAATGACAACCGTCATTCCGTCACGAACGCGTTCACCTTGGGAAGCGACGTGAGATAACTGATCAATTCTTTGAATAATCGACACAATGCCCTTGTCGACTGCCTCAATATCTGTTGGCTCAAGGTCTTCATCGGAAAAGTCAAGCCCAGCCTCAATTAAAACTCGTTGACGGGTTAACAATGCCTGTAAGTCAGAAACCGAAGACGCAAACGCACCCTGCAAGGTTCGTCTCGCTAACTTCGCCTGCATTTGATTGTTACTTGCAATCAAATCAGCGACAGCTTCTGCCTGAGTTAAATCAAGTTTGCCGTTATGAAATGCACGCTCAGTAAACTCTCCGGGACAGGCAAGCCGCGCTCCTAAACTGATTACCCGTTTGAGGAGCAAATCAAGTACGACCGGGCTACCGTGGGCCTGAAGTTCTAGAACGTCTTCGCCGGTGTACGAGGCGGGTGACGGGAAAAAAAGGCCAATTCCTTGATCGATTGTCTCCCCGCTATCATCCAGAAAATTCCCAAGGATCGCCTGGCGTGGTGGCAATGAACGCTGAAGAATTGATTTACCTATCAACTTTACTATTGACCCAGAAATTCGGATCACACCTATACCACCACGACCTGGAGCGGTTGCGACCGCTGCAATGGTGTCAAACTGGGCTTTTGTCGCCGATTGCATCACAGGAAACGCTTTATCACGAAACACATCAGTGCCAACCTTGTTAGGTTTTCCCTAACTAGCCACTAATATATTCATCTGAGCTCCCTCAAACTGCTCACACCGGGTCTAGCTCGCCTTCCGATGCTCCTGCTTCTCAATACTGCGGGTGATATACCACTGCTGAGCAATTGAAAGAAGGTTGTTGACCGTCCAATAAAGCACTAAACCGGAGGGGAAAAAGGCAAAGAAAACCGTAAAAACAACAGGTAAAGATAGCATGATCTTTTCCTGCATCGGATCCGGTGGTGGCGGGTTAAGTTTCTGCTGCACAAACATGGACACACCCATGATAAGTGGCAGAATGTAGTAAGGATCCGGCGAAGTCAGATTGTCGAGCCAAAAGATAAAGGGTGCATGACGTAATTCCACACTCTCCAGTAACACCCAATAAAGCGCAATGAAGACAGGAATCTGGATCAGGATTGGCAAACAACCGCCAAGCGGATTGATCTTTTCCTTTTTATAAAGCTCCATCATCGCCTGGTTTAGACGTTCCTTGTCATCGCCATAGCGATCTTTCAAAGCCTTCATGCGTGGAGTCAGTTTGCGCATGTGAGCCATAGATTTATAACTTGTTTCAGAGAGCTTGTAAAAAGCTGCTTTAATTAGGATTGTCAACAATATAATGGACCAACCCCAGTTGCCGACCAGTTTATAGATCCAT includes:
- the mobA gene encoding molybdenum cofactor guanylyltransferase MobA — its product is MIKRSDITGLILAGGRGQRIHGRDKGLMDYQGQPLVHWVIERLKPQVGTVLISANRCVPEYHRFGWPLLFDDIPDHAGPLAGLSRGLECSRTPWILMVPCDGPYVPFNLAIRLANTIETEKVPAAVASDGHQTHFTYAMLSRSLLEDLQAYLASGERRLGAWLNRHSTAVADFSDNRLAFINLNTTEDFKQANSINQSKPGAPMCFPSSKELLL
- the mnmE gene encoding tRNA uridine-5-carboxymethylaminomethyl(34) synthesis GTPase MnmE — encoded protein: MFRDKAFPVMQSATKAQFDTIAAVATAPGRGGIGVIRISGSIVKLIGKSILQRSLPPRQAILGNFLDDSGETIDQGIGLFFPSPASYTGEDVLELQAHGSPVVLDLLLKRVISLGARLACPGEFTERAFHNGKLDLTQAEAVADLIASNNQMQAKLARRTLQGAFASSVSDLQALLTRQRVLIEAGLDFSDEDLEPTDIEAVDKGIVSIIQRIDQLSHVASQGERVRDGMTVVIVGPPNSGKSSLLNQISGQQSAIVTPIAGTTRDLVRADIQLDGMPLHVIDTAGIRNSCDFIEQEGIRRALEETQIADLVLWVYDGMLGRPEAVDLQRILATTAITLVRNKIDLLAEQPNVQEVRHSGALMHELSISAKTGLGLGQLKEHIKKCSGYEMMVEGAFMARRRHLVCLEQTRNYLVAAKKSLSVGEPAEILAEDLREAQMALSRITGDVSSDDLLGEIFSSFCIGK
- the rpoH gene encoding RNA polymerase sigma factor RpoH, coding for MSQNVTPRNSLSTGTIDSYISSAYQIPVLTLEEERSLAERLRDHGDMDAARRLVLSHLRFVIRIARGYMGYGLPLPDLIQEGTVGLMKAVRRFEPDIGVRLVSFAVHWIRAEIHEYILRNWRIVKVATTKAQRKLFFNLRSSKKRLGWFTKQEVDDVAADLGVKPETVLEMESRLSSHDAAFDGYEDDDDDSPSAPSTYLPDMRMEPASLLEREDSDTYERERLLTAVSALDERSKTILRERWLSEKKQTLHDLALQFGVSAERIRQIEKNAMKKLRVQLEL